A region of the Lycium barbarum isolate Lr01 chromosome 1, ASM1917538v2, whole genome shotgun sequence genome:
ACTGCAGTATAATTAGTAGTATTAAATGGCAAATCACATATGAAATTTAAACATGACTACCAGTCTCAAACTCAATCTGCCTTCTTATCCCTTAATCCTTATATATTAGGCACTATTTAGTCTTAGATCACAAaatatcacaacatcaaaacaaaaccaaaaaagagaagaaaattaaaGGAAAGGGCTATACACTCATTATGCACACACTCAATACAGCATCAAGAAACCGAATGATGTCTTTTCCTGTGAAATGGAAACCGACTTTCCGAATTTGCTTTTCCGATTAACGGCTTTGAATCTCTTATGTGGAACATTGCGTTGAGTTTGCTCAATTTCTTGGTGAATGACTTGAATAACTTATTGGCAGGATGTGATTTTACTAGGCCTTGTTTCATAGACACGTGATCTTTTTCTAAATCCGTAAGCCTCATTCTCATTCTTGCTACCTCAAGCTTCAATTCTCTATTTTCTCTCCTGACTGATGCATAATTATCTCTCGGAGACATGCATCCGCTTCCTACTCCACTGCCTGAACGATGAGGAAACTGACTGTTCATTGACCCAAAAAATAACTGATTTTGGCCCCCATTCATTGCATTTCTCAGTCTGATTTGTTCAAAATACAGCACTTGAACTGCCATTTGCACTGGCAACCGCTCATTTTGTGCAGCATGACTGCAGGCTTCTTGTGATAATTTCTGGCAATCAATAGTTTTGCACAGTCTATACCGTTCAGAGTCCTTAATGTTCGGATGAACCTGCAATAAAAAATTTACATATGATGTTCAAACACATTAACACGTGAAGGTAAGAAATTAAACGTGCAGAACTGGCAACCTGATTCATGTATATAGAGGGAACAAGAAGTTAATTTCACATATGGTCACTGAACTTTATCTAATATAACAGTAAAATCAGAAAACAGCATTGAAGTAACTGAACATTATCCACTATAATAGTAAAGTCATATTAAAGCTTACCTTAAGGAAAATATCTACAGCTCGATACAGTCCATCATCAACTAGACGGGCATGGTCTGGAAGTAACTCTGCCAGTGCTGTAAACTTTGATGGTGTTAGATTTGAATCTAGTGCAACTTCTGTCAGATAACTGTCCAATAATTTTGAAACCTTAAGGATTGAGTTTTGTTTGGGAGATCCAGGGCTGTCAAAGTCATAAACCATTCCGTTTTCATCTCTTAGTTGGTTATTATCTTCTGCATCATCCTCGtccaaattcaagaaaaaggaaaagatccTTAAGATTGAATCAGTGTCATATAGAGGGCTATGGTTGTTTCCATTTCCAGGTATAAGGATATCCTCGAGAATCGCCTGATGCAGTTGAAGACCGATGCGCCTCTCTAGATCAGATCTGCAAGAAGTAGATGCTAATGCTCCTATTGCAGATTTTAACAAACTTGAAAGAAAGGCCATTGGAACTGTACTTTTCCTCGACGGTGTTGGTAGCAAGCCAACTATTGTTTCAACAGTGACTctttgtttcttttgtaaatCCAAATCCAAGAAACTTCCTTTAGCTAAATGAGGATCCTTAACAATGAGCCCCTGAAGAGAATTTTGTGCATAGTTAATCAAAATTCTACTTATAATGTCTTGTTTAAGACCTTTCGTCTTAAATGCAGATAAAACCCTCTGAAAAAATTCCAGACTCAGCACTACTAGTGATTTTCCCCACCAGTCCGACGCTGTCTCTATATCAAGGCTTTGAATAGGTTTGGATGGGAAATTATGCTCCAGCTTCAAAAAACCAGATGTAAGTTGCTCTTTACAGGCATTATTTGCAATAGCATTGATTAACCTACTGACAAGGTTGACTTCTTCTGATACTGGTAGTAGTTTCTCACAGCTGTGAAGAACAGATACTGAGTTGGATATGCTTGGGAATACTGTGTCCTTTAAGAAAACTTCGGTTCGTATTTCTAGGTTCTTATCGGCGATGTCTTCTGTCATTTCCAGGAAACTGGCTGCACATCTTAACATTGCAACATTTGTTATGGTAATCTCAATGTTTACTCCATAACAGAACTTTGCAGCGAGTTCAAATGCATCAGATCCACCAGGAAGACCAGAAAGATTCAGTCTTGACATCTTTGAATCTTTTGCCTCCAGCAGCAGCTTTCTAAATCTTCCACTTCTAGAAACCAGAGGAAACTGCAAAAAATAGTCTAAATACATTATAAACGCGTCCAAGTGGTTCCTATAGGAAAACCTCAATGGCTGCAGATAATGGCATTACTTTCTGTTATTTTTCCTTTTACGACAGTATGACACAAATTGATTTCATCTGGATATGGTAATTACGTGGATTGACAACTTATACAAGTAAACTTTTAATAGTGATTTTTAAGCAACCTGTCTGTAGACAAATCATTCATTGGGTTCTGCTGTTTTAGCTATACTTGAGTAGTTCAATAACTTATGAAGGGATCGGTAGATCAAAAATAAAGGAGCAAAGCAAATTTAGGTACCACGTTATTCATACCTTGTGAAGAGCAAAACTGGCCGCTCCTACTTCTATTGTAAGATCACTAGAAACATCAGAAATTGGCCTGCCACAGGAATTTGGTCAATGGTAAAAAGTTGCAAGAGAAGTCATGAAATAGCACATACGTTGCAAATTACATGTCAAGAACAGAAGACCGGAATATTTTGGAGTCTGAAAGTTATCTTGATTCTGCTGGCAGATTAAAAGTAACCCCAAAAATCTGTAGGGAAGCATAAAAGACCAATCCAAAGCCTGAGAGGCAACAAAATTTGAAGTAAGCTACAATACTATCTGTGTTCTGTTTTTAGATTCCATCTAGCAAGTGGCATTAACTTCTGGTTCATCCTCTTAAATCTATTCCAAAGTTGCGTGTGATGGAAAGGTCTATCATAGTCTAACAGGCTACAGCTAATTATATGAGACATCTGAACTTGCCTAGGGCCCTCTGAAGGTGAAAATTATTGAAAACACTATAGATGTCCCCATACCATTAACACCATACTAtgttgaaacaagaaaacaaTCAGCatggccgaattgaatgcaaccTGTGGTCAATGGTTTCAACTGAACATTTCAGCAATAAGTTGAGTGCCTGTGCTAAAATTTCAACAAATATTAAATCACAAAAGTAGAATAAGTTGAGTGATAAAATCTTAAAGGTTGAACCCTCTGTATGTTGGATCCTGTTTGATCTGTCATGTCCAATGAATGCAGCCTTAAATTTCAACCTAAGCtggaaattttcatttttttgtaaGTCAAGTCCTATTAGGTTACTGAtctaattaatatggactttaaaCCTTTAATGCACCTTGTTACAACCCAATACAATCAGATTTCTGGAGAATTTATTAATTAGGAAGAGTAAGTAattaagaagaaagaaaagagaaagtAGTACCATTGGGGTCTAGAAGTGGGACGAAAAGACCTGCTCTTCACAGATATGTTTGTCTTCAATTCAGCAACTCCCATCTTCTCAGCCTGCAAATTGAGTCCACCACTCCAAGCAGCCCTCACAAACTAATACTTAtgcttttaattaattaatagCTATTCATTTTAACAACACAtcaaagttgtagtatgtagtcCGAAACTATGCTTAATAACTTTATTTGCTGGCATGCTATCGAGTGCGTGTGTGTCAAACGTCTTCAGGGGAAGAAACTGGTCCTCTCTCTTGAGTAAGGAGAAAGTCTCATCAACCCATGCAAATGGATTAGGATTCAACTAATTATTTTTATGCTATCAGTGTATTGTAGCAAATTACCTACCTTATTTTTACCACGATTGCACGTATGTAATTATCTTTAAGTGAGCTGACATAAAAATTCATTTGGACTGTCAATGTGTTTCAAGTTAAAAATTAATAACGATGGTATAAAATAAAAACTTCAAACGTTAATTATAAATAATTGTCTAGTTGTACATTTAGGTTGAAGTGAAAGGATATATAGTGCTACTTTACGGTGGAAAAGTGACTTTTTCATTTTTCACcatgttttgtttgttttcaaCGATGAGTAAATTCCTGAATGCTTGCGGTGCTCTTAGGGTTTGTAATCATGAGTGGTGAAAGCTACATGACCTCTTAAAAAACTTAATTATGGATGAAACTCAATAAAGTAGAAAGACAGATCATTTTGTGATTGTGCTTTTATAGGAAAAATAGCAGTGCATTAAGGTAAGTATATACTATATGCTTTGACAGAACTCTCGAGACAGTTTGGTAATAGTACAGTAAAGTGGTTTAAATGGGATACCTTTGAGCCACCCACGCAAACTTCTTTCTTTTGCCACCAGATGTAGCTTAAGGGCTTATGTTGCGAgcgtaaaaaatatttatataatctggTCACTAATAAGGTAACAAAATCTATATGAGAAGTGTCACTCGATAATTTAGTAAAAATATAACTAATCTGATATCATAAATTAAATTGCATTGATAGTGTACTCATTATAGTGTTGGGATGAATCATGGAGTGGTCCAACTAACTCAGTGTTGTTCCAACATTGATGTGTTATGGGGGCAATGATTGAAATGACCCCACTAAATTCCAATTCTTATTTTGGAGCTGGCAATGGCTGTGGGTTGGGATCATATGATGGGATCTGCAAACAGCATAGCTTTGAGGAATTGCATATGATAGTGGATCTTTTCTTTTTCTGAAGCTCCTCTTTGTTTGACGATAAAAATGTACTTTCAGTTTGTCCGGGAACACATTGCAGGCTTTCTCCCAACAGGAAACAAACCAAGCTAAGACTAATTAATCTTTAAGTTCTCAAAGAAACAGTTACTTTATATGAATAACTATTATCTAAACTCTGCTTTCTCTGCCATTATGATAACACTATGGAACTTGAGATCTAACAACTTGGGTGCTTACTTCCATAATAATCCACATACCTTTTCTTATTGACACATTAAAAGCTTTTCCTGATCCACAGTCGATAATAATCAAAATATACGTATTAATAATGAGTTAATACTTGCATATTACAATGTAAGATTTTACAAAATGTTTCCTTTTTTCTTGCTCTTCCATTGAAGGGGTTGGTAAGATTTTGGATATAATGGAGAGCAAGACCCAAATGGGATCTGTCAAACGATATTTGTTAACATGAAAAGGTCAAGATTTGACCCCACCGCAAAGGTTTGTCGCTATAATGATGTGTACACAAAAGATGAAACCCCACAAACATTTTAAAATTTTCGGAAGAAACAACTAGATAATGCTCCTATTTTTTTGTCGTCTCTCTTTTGTGCATGTGAGATTCATAGATTTTAGAGGCAAATAAAACTTCCTCACATTTTCAATCGAAAAAAACATCTAGtctagagaaaaagaaaagaacaagATGTGACAGATCTGTATAAAACTTGATATAGATTTCTCAAATGGTACGGTCGAATATCAGCTTCATACGTATGCCAAAAATTTGCAAAGCAAATAGCCGACACCATTAAGGGAGAGgggagaagaaaaaaagaaatcgTTTTGCTGCATTATATGTTGCCCGGATTTACATTTAGTCTACTCCAAAAATTTAACTTCTTTCTCTATTTGGGAATTCTATCTATATCTATAAAACATATCTAGGACCCCACAAATAAACCCTTACCAAAAGGGTCTACTTAAATTTTGTACCGTACAAATTAAAATGGATGTAGCAAGCACAATCGGATAGATTAAAGAGCCCAGACTTGACCATGAGCAAGCTGATCCAACTTGAAGAGTGAACCTGAGGAGGGTCAAGACGCTTGATTATTAATCGACTCCAAAAGTAAAATGCCAATACAAATGCAGACGTGCTTGGGCTGGGGATTTTCAGGCGTCTTCAATTTTTACTAGAGAATATATCCTTTTAACATTGCATAGACACAGATATTCATCTGGTTAAGCACTTTCTGGGAAGAAACACTACCATCCGTCAAGTTGAACAAATGATAAAATTTACTCAAAATAATTTCCAAGTTACGACTATAAGAAAGATGAAAGCCTTGTGAAAATGCCTTAGAATGAAGTAAAATAATTACTGTCATTTGAAATTAAATTGTTCAACAGAAAACTAGCAGTGCCTTGGACAGGTTAATATTTGCATGCACATATAGAAACACCAAAGCATAAGATTTATACAAAGATGCGGCATTTAAGTGGCAATCAACATCAAGAAAAAAAAGTGCACGGCTGAGATATATACTGCAAGGAATTCAAGTGCCACCTACTTCTGAAAAAGTGTGGTGATATACTAACAACTGCACAAGTTGCCAACTCAGGcaaggtaaaaaaaaaatgctCTGCTATTGTCCTTAGCTAACAATCAAAATCCAGCTGTACTCACTTCAATGTAGTGCCAAGAGCAGTCAATATCACCCAGGTATCCGCTTGTTGCCTCAGGCCAAGTACTTAAACAAGTTTGGGTTCTCTTTGTCTCTTTCCAAGTAGTCACGAGTGATCAGATCTTCAATCCTCTTCTTGATTGCTTTGAAATCAGGCTACAGATAAAAAAGTTATTACATTAGGATAGGCACAATAGAATATTCAACAATTAGAATAGACAAGCTAACACGTCTCTCCAACTAGTCTAACTATTTTTCGGGATAAAATGATTTTGAAGGCAGAGAAAACACTTGGGCAGGGAATATGATAAGCCATATTGGCAATCTTGGATTTTAAGGACGACATCTCAAAGCACAAAATTTCCAGCACTCTGCATATCCTACTAGATATATCTAGCACCGATAGTGTCTGGCTATTTTCACTATCAATTAGATATTGATACCTCTCTTTAGTTTTGAAGCGGTCACACATTCCCCGATCTAGaggaaatatacatacatacatatacataacaccCTAGAGGTCATGGAGAAAAGTGAAAATTTCAGTATTTCCTTCCTAGACACCTATGAAGGAGGGCAAGTGGTTAAATGCTTAGTCTTTCCTCAAAAGGTTACTCCATTTTGGACTGAAATTGCCCTTTTTCATTTAAATTTTGACGAAGACGAGAAAgttattagagagagagagagagataacaGGACACAGACAAGTCAATATCCTCCCATTGCCCCTCTGTCACATTGGTAGGTGAGAAATGGAAAATGACAGGAAAAGAAAGGTAAAGACAAAAATAAATCTAATAAAGAAACTCAAAGAAGTATTATGGGTATTTCTTTCATTCTCGCCATCTATATCAAAAAATTAGATTGAACTCGAGCAACAGTCTCACTTCAATGCCACCTTCAAAAAGTTGTGTATTCAAAAGTCAGGAAAAATCATGCACCGCCAATGCAAAACTATGTGGGTAAATTGTATTTAATCCGTCTTCTATTTCATCATCACCTTCCATTTTTTCCAATAGTCAGAACTAAGAGAAGCAAAACAAGTGATAACAGTTGGAGATATTCTATCAGCAAACCAATCCCTAGGACATTAATCACTTGTTCAAAAAAATGGAAAGAGGTTTCAAGTAACACGCACTTAGATagcaagaaagaaaatgaaatgtTCCAGCGTGGAACAAGAAAATTCCTCCATTTTAAAATAATACCATGGTTATTTAGGCAAGCCAAAATCATGTCCACTTTCGTAAATGGAATACCTAACCCGAGGAAACCCAAATGGTTAAGATGTGGCATACCTTAAACATGCGGCTCAATTGCTCAACACACTCCAACACGAGCTGCTGATGAGGAAGCACCTTCCGGCTCTTCATTATGCGCACAATACAAGCATCAATTGCATAACGCCTATCCTTGTCAACATCCTCAACCACTTTTTTCCTCTCATCCACCGGAGGCAAAGGGATCTGGATGGTACAATTAAGTCACTGAGAAAAAGTGTCCCACATGCATATATAAAGGAAGCAAGTGAAATACAGGTAAGCTCTAAACAGTAAATATACCCTAATCCTCCTCATTCTGTCAGTGAACTTGGAGTTGAATGCAAAATGATCCGTTGACGAAACAGTTCTATTGCTAGGCTCTTTAGTCAGAATTTTATACTTGGCACATGATAGGGATTGAAGCAATCTAACCAAGTCATCGTCTGCcaaatttaactgacttttgaTATCTGAGTAACTCAATCTATCTGAAGCATTAAACAGTAATAGAGCAGCAGCCTGAAAATGAGAACATTAATCAGTAACCATATTTGGTATCAGACAGAGATCTGCAGCAGAACTATTTCACAAATGATCACCTGGTAAGTTCCCACAATCAGTTCAATAGTTTTTGCGTCAAACTTGCCATTGATATTACATGTACCCAGTGAATAAATCCACGTCAATTTCCTGTGCTTCGTTTTCGTCTGATAAAATTCCTTGAAGACTTCTACACACTTCACCTGATACCAACAGCAAAGAGTAAATCACCCATAAGAACAAACGAGAAAAGATCAAATCAGCAGCAGAAATTGAAACATTATATCACAAGATCAGATCTCACCATTTCCATAGGGAGACTCAGATCAGAAGATTTATAACTGGGCCAAAAGCCAGTTGTAAGAACTGTGACAGTCAAATCAATTCCGGGACTAGCTGCCGAGTTGTTGCTGAGATATTCTTGAAAGTGGTTCTGATTTTCCTTCGCCAACGTCAAGTCCGTCACCTGTTTTGTTATTTCAAACAACTAAGTTTTAACGAGATAATTTAAATGGGGAAAGATAAAATTTAGAAGTATAATATATTCTCCTCACCATTCCCTCCATCTTTGAGGTAAACTGTCCACCACACTGCTGCTTTAACTTTGTTAAGATAAGTCTTTCGTGGTCGTCATTGGCACTTTTATCAAAAAGCAGTCGACGAGAAAGCTTCTTCCTACATAATTATGAAAACAGCGAACATATCCAACGATTAGAGATGTAACAAGAAACTAGTTACTGGGTCAAAAAAAAGTTTGATGGAGCTTCCAACCTGTAGAACTCAGCAAAAAGGTCCTTGTCACTAATATACGCAAGAAGCTTGACCACCTACATAAAATATAAATGAATATGATCCTATACTAATAGCTGAAAGATCATGACCGCCAGAAGACGAATCCAGATAGTGCTACCTTATCCAGTGTCTCCTCAATAGCATCATCACTGAGTTTTTCACTCCCACCCTTCTTAAGGATATTATCACAATAAGAAGCAAGAAGCTCTGCACTAGAACAGCCAGCAACAACCTTGTTACAGAAGACCTCAAATGCCTCTTTCAAAGCCTATAAAAGTTCAGAAGTTAGAAATCAGAAATAATATCTCAAATTATTCAAGGTAAAAAGTATAACCACACAACTGTGAACGACTGGCTGGATATACCTTGTGAAAgagagagttgtttgcaaaactGTCGGTCACATATGCCATATACTTGTCATGCAGCTCAATAACCTTCCTAACAAAGACCTGAGGAAAGAGATGGGTACACAGTTAAAACCATCTCCTGTGCTATTATACAAAAATTCAACTTAGTAAAATTCAGAGAAGTGGATTACCTGCTCCTGTGAGCCACTGGAACTTTCAGCCTGTAGAATTATATATAATGAGTTACTATCCAAAGGGAAAAAAATAGCTCACAAATATTAAGAACAGCACGTGGATGCAACTTCACATAATATTCTTATTTCTGCTAATGCTTTTCACCGCTCAAATTCCTTGTTCTCTATAAGAGTTGTTACTTTAGGCATACTTCCCCTCCCCCTTCCCTTGTTTTTTTCCTACTCATACTCCTAAGATGAAACCTTTTTTCTTCTAGTTCTAGAAGTATGAAAAATgattaaaacaagaaaaaaggtcCAAAAACCATATTGTCAAATGAAGCGCATGCTTAATTGACTGACCTTGTTACTTGCTGAGTCTTCGGCCTGTTGAACCAAGATCATGCCTTCAGCAGTGACGTGCTGCAAAATATGAACCAACACGAAGTATTtaaccaccaaaaaaaaaaaaaactcaaagaaCACCCTTTGGTTGCTAAACAATGACATAGAAGACCATACCTGCTTAAACATATTTGCCACTGGTTCCAACCCTTTAGGTATTCTATGGAATAATCTATACATTCGAGATAAATCCTCTACCTGACATGAACAGAGggtggaggaaaaaaaaaagacaaaatcaTCAAATAAGAAGTCAAATATTTATACCGACTATTAGACACCTAATATGACAGGAATTAATACCTTATCATCTCTAAGCAAAGCTCGGCATCCAGAATGCTCCTTCTCAAGCAATTGATTGGTATACACAACCAATAACTCATTTTGCACTTTCTGCATCACAAGTTTAGTCAGTTGATAAATAGATGCAACCAAAGGCACTTTTAACATAACTCATTTCAAAGCTGAACAAACTTAGCCAGTAAATATCAAGTAACAACTTAGAAAGTAACGACACGATAAAAACAACATGAAACAAATTTATCAACATCAACTTTTCTTTTCGTAAGATGTctcttaataaaaataaaaacatcaCTGACTAACAGCCCTATGTGCGGCTCAACAAAGAAAATGCGTTTTAAGGAAAAAGAATATGAACGAGGAGATTCATTAATGGTGCACAA
Encoded here:
- the LOC132608452 gene encoding cullin-1-like, whose amino-acid sequence is MTMNQMKTIELEEGWEFMQKGITKLKKILEGSPDSFSSEEYMMLYTTIYNMCTQKPPHDYSQQLYEKYKEAFEEYINSTVLSSLREKHDEFMLRELVKRWANHKLMVRWLSRFFHYLDRYFIARRSLPALNEVGLTCFRDLVYQELKSKARDAVIALIDQEREGEQIDRALLKNVLGIFVEIGMGEMEYYESDFEDAMLKDTAAYYSRKASNWIVEDSCPDYMLKAEECLKKEKDRVSHYLHSSSETKLLEKVQNELLVVYTNQLLEKEHSGCRALLRDDKVEDLSRMYRLFHRIPKGLEPVANMFKQHVTAEGMILVQQAEDSASNKAESSSGSQEQVFVRKVIELHDKYMAYVTDSFANNSLFHKALKEAFEVFCNKVVAGCSSAELLASYCDNILKKGGSEKLSDDAIEETLDKVVKLLAYISDKDLFAEFYRKKLSRRLLFDKSANDDHERLILTKLKQQCGGQFTSKMEGMVTDLTLAKENQNHFQEYLSNNSAASPGIDLTVTVLTTGFWPSYKSSDLSLPMEMVKCVEVFKEFYQTKTKHRKLTWIYSLGTCNINGKFDAKTIELIVGTYQAAALLLFNASDRLSYSDIKSQLNLADDDLVRLLQSLSCAKYKILTKEPSNRTVSSTDHFAFNSKFTDRMRRIRIPLPPVDERKKVVEDVDKDRRYAIDACIVRIMKSRKVLPHQQLVLECVEQLSRMFKPDFKAIKKRIEDLITRDYLERDKENPNLFKYLA
- the LOC132608483 gene encoding BTB/POZ domain-containing protein At1g03010-like, which encodes MGVAELKTNISVKSRSFRPTSRPQWPISDVSSDLTIEVGAASFALHKFPLVSRSGRFRKLLLEAKDSKMSRLNLSGLPGGSDAFELAAKFCYGVNIEITITNVAMLRCAASFLEMTEDIADKNLEIRTEVFLKDTVFPSISNSVSVLHSCEKLLPVSEEVNLVSRLINAIANNACKEQLTSGFLKLEHNFPSKPIQSLDIETASDWWGKSLVVLSLEFFQRVLSAFKTKGLKQDIISRILINYAQNSLQGLIVKDPHLAKGSFLDLDLQKKQRVTVETIVGLLPTPSRKSTVPMAFLSSLLKSAIGALASTSCRSDLERRIGLQLHQAILEDILIPGNGNNHSPLYDTDSILRIFSFFLNLDEDDAEDNNQLRDENGMVYDFDSPGSPKQNSILKVSKLLDSYLTEVALDSNLTPSKFTALAELLPDHARLVDDGLYRAVDIFLKVHPNIKDSERYRLCKTIDCQKLSQEACSHAAQNERLPVQMAVQVLYFEQIRLRNAMNGGQNQLFFGSMNSQFPHRSGSGVGSGCMSPRDNYASVRRENRELKLEVARMRMRLTDLEKDHVSMKQGLVKSHPANKLFKSFTKKLSKLNAMFHIRDSKPLIGKANSESRFPFHRKRHHSVS